The Deltaproteobacteria bacterium genome contains a region encoding:
- a CDS encoding PilZ domain-containing protein: protein MIPPNGPQQAVRRKAGETSDERRTEVRQAAEAAVLVIPKENERPRFWAEVRDISRGGMFLATEEPIPEDTVFWAKIVPRNAPAVRALARVVHTHHPKGVGCSFVDLSSAARQSLDVWLGRTGGLPAVSGVIDPGGSR from the coding sequence ATGATCCCACCGAACGGCCCGCAGCAGGCTGTCCGACGAAAAGCAGGCGAGACCTCGGACGAACGACGCACGGAGGTGCGCCAAGCCGCCGAGGCGGCCGTGCTCGTGATCCCGAAAGAGAACGAGAGACCGCGCTTCTGGGCCGAGGTGCGGGACATCAGCCGAGGGGGGATGTTCCTCGCCACTGAGGAGCCCATCCCCGAGGACACCGTGTTCTGGGCCAAGATCGTCCCCCGCAACGCGCCCGCCGTGCGCGCGCTCGCCCGCGTGGTGCATACCCACCATCCCAAAGGGGTCGGGTGCAGCTTCGTGGACCTTTCCAGCGCGGCGCGGCAATCCCTGGACGTGTGGCTGGGTCGCACGGGGGGCCTGCCCGCGGTGTCCGGCGTGATCGACCCCGGCGGATCGCGTTAG
- a CDS encoding P1 family peptidase — MGGRAWVTWPMALLLGGLLAMSRSSAMPEKATQGKRRKAPTTRARELGIPFNGTPGRYNAITDVAGISVGHATIHSGKGPNAIRSGVTGILVRPRGSRQPVAAASAQLNGNGEMTGLPFLETVGKLWGGIALTETLSVGAVRDALARYLHGRLRLGSEPSALPVAAETWPGMLSDAWASPVTGAHVDQALDAAKPGPVEEGGVGGGTGSVCFQYKGGIGTASRVVGKHTVGVLVQTNFGKRGDLQIAGVPVGKKLTGLKPLYPKPGRKKDGSIIVVVATDAPLLPHQLKMVATRAGLGIGQCGGIGRATSGDLFLAFSTAPIKRSGGVDHWVGLPDLRLDPIYEAVVQATEEAILNALVAAKTMTGRDGNTVYAMPHDEVQRLLKTAGRLVPVEDAAGPAKGPATRRKATAVRGSAAP, encoded by the coding sequence ATGGGTGGACGGGCCTGGGTGACCTGGCCGATGGCCCTCCTCCTCGGGGGGCTCCTGGCGATGTCGAGGAGCTCGGCCATGCCCGAGAAGGCGACGCAGGGTAAGCGGCGCAAAGCACCGACGACGAGAGCCCGCGAGCTGGGCATCCCCTTCAACGGCACGCCCGGACGCTACAACGCCATCACCGACGTGGCCGGCATCAGTGTCGGTCACGCGACGATCCATTCCGGCAAGGGACCGAACGCCATCCGCAGCGGGGTGACCGGGATCCTCGTGCGACCGCGTGGCTCGCGGCAGCCCGTGGCGGCGGCGAGTGCGCAGCTCAACGGCAACGGCGAGATGACCGGCCTCCCCTTTCTCGAGACCGTGGGCAAGCTCTGGGGCGGGATCGCGCTGACCGAGACGCTCAGCGTCGGAGCGGTGCGGGACGCCCTCGCGCGCTATCTGCACGGCCGGTTGCGCCTGGGCTCGGAGCCTTCCGCGCTCCCCGTCGCCGCGGAGACCTGGCCGGGGATGTTGAGCGACGCGTGGGCCTCCCCCGTCACGGGCGCGCACGTGGACCAGGCGCTCGACGCCGCGAAGCCCGGGCCCGTCGAAGAAGGGGGCGTGGGCGGCGGCACCGGCTCGGTCTGCTTCCAGTACAAAGGCGGGATCGGCACGGCCTCGCGCGTGGTGGGCAAGCACACGGTGGGTGTGCTCGTGCAGACCAACTTCGGCAAGCGCGGCGACCTCCAGATCGCCGGCGTCCCCGTCGGAAAGAAGCTCACCGGCCTGAAGCCGCTCTATCCGAAGCCGGGGCGCAAGAAGGACGGGTCGATCATCGTGGTCGTGGCGACGGACGCGCCGCTGCTGCCGCATCAGCTCAAGATGGTGGCCACACGCGCGGGCCTCGGGATCGGGCAGTGCGGCGGTATCGGCCGCGCCACCTCCGGGGATCTGTTCCTCGCCTTCTCCACGGCGCCGATCAAGCGCAGCGGCGGCGTTGACCACTGGGTGGGCCTGCCCGACCTGCGCCTCGACCCGATCTACGAGGCCGTGGTGCAGGCCACCGAGGAGGCGATCCTCAACGCGCTGGTCGCCGCCAAGACGATGACCGGCCGCGACGGCAACACCGTCTATGCCATGCCGCACGACGAGGTGCAGCGCCTGCTGAAGACGGCGGGCCGACTGGTTCCGGTCGAAGACGCAGCGGGGCCGGCGAAGGGCCCGGCGACGCGCCGCAAGGCCACCGCCGTGCGAGGTTCCGCCGCGCCATGA
- a CDS encoding SGNH/GDSL hydrolase family protein, which yields MSRARSVPRSPARALSLALSVTFSLALLGAACGVPEPGAREAARKGPLPEDGELHRDAGPRLDAGRTRPRVGHYPVDRVLSPLTPAVVAELRAIAARGAWRDDVFAKVGDSQSYSRHFMGCFDDPNEPVVLDHYAHLEPAVTYFRGGDADGTSPFARRSLATKIGRTVGWALRGATPAPIEQELAAIHPRYALIMYGTNDSSSTNFGLYARDLLALVDGLAQKGVVPIVTTVPRRKDNPDADARVHTYNAVMRAVAQLRKVPLVDLWRAVEGMRFALFPDEGIHLYSYFDPCDFTRVGLSYGLNVRNLRTLEILAQVKAVLVDGAEGEKGTLAVPSGSGTVEDPIRIATLPFSDAGDVTRAGPSHLAAYRSADGVSCLPTRVRAGSEVVYRFQVAERGWVRATALSLGTTPVNLQLLKETDGGAGATEGGCLRQHESTVRSYLYPGDYAAVVDSDAAGPAGSGEYLFTLVTER from the coding sequence ATGAGCCGAGCCCGGTCGGTCCCTCGCTCACCGGCACGCGCGCTCTCCCTCGCGCTCTCCGTCACGTTCTCCCTCGCGCTCCTCGGCGCAGCGTGCGGCGTCCCCGAGCCCGGTGCACGCGAGGCGGCCCGCAAGGGACCGCTCCCCGAGGACGGCGAACTCCACCGCGACGCCGGCCCGCGCCTCGACGCCGGGCGCACGCGGCCCCGCGTAGGGCACTATCCCGTCGACCGGGTGCTCTCGCCGCTCACGCCCGCGGTCGTGGCCGAGCTCCGCGCGATCGCCGCGCGCGGCGCCTGGCGCGACGACGTCTTCGCCAAGGTGGGGGACTCGCAGTCCTACAGCCGCCACTTCATGGGCTGCTTCGACGACCCGAACGAGCCGGTGGTCCTCGATCACTACGCGCACCTTGAGCCCGCGGTGACCTACTTCCGCGGCGGGGACGCCGACGGCACCTCGCCTTTCGCGCGGCGCAGCCTGGCCACCAAGATCGGGCGCACCGTCGGCTGGGCCCTGCGCGGCGCCACGCCGGCTCCCATCGAGCAGGAGCTCGCGGCGATCCACCCGCGCTACGCGCTGATCATGTACGGCACGAACGACAGCAGCTCGACCAACTTCGGTCTCTACGCGCGCGACCTGCTCGCCCTCGTCGACGGCCTCGCGCAGAAGGGCGTGGTGCCCATCGTCACCACGGTGCCGCGGCGCAAGGACAACCCGGACGCCGACGCGCGCGTGCACACCTACAACGCCGTGATGCGGGCCGTGGCCCAGCTGCGCAAGGTGCCGCTCGTCGACCTCTGGCGCGCCGTCGAGGGGATGCGCTTCGCGCTCTTTCCGGACGAAGGGATCCACCTCTACTCGTACTTCGACCCGTGCGACTTCACGCGCGTGGGCCTGAGCTACGGCCTGAACGTGCGCAACCTGCGCACGCTCGAGATCCTGGCGCAGGTGAAGGCGGTCCTCGTAGACGGCGCGGAGGGCGAGAAGGGGACGCTCGCCGTGCCCTCGGGCTCGGGAACGGTGGAGGACCCGATCCGGATCGCCACCCTGCCCTTCTCGGACGCGGGGGACGTGACCCGGGCCGGGCCGTCGCACCTCGCGGCCTATCGCTCGGCCGACGGTGTCTCGTGCTTGCCGACCCGCGTGCGCGCGGGCTCGGAGGTCGTGTATCGCTTCCAGGTCGCGGAGCGGGGCTGGGTGCGCGCGACCGCCCTCTCCCTCGGAACTACCCCGGTGAACCTGCAGCTGCTCAAGGAGACGGACGGGGGCGCGGGCGCGACGGAGGGCGGCTGCCTGCGCCAGCACGAGAGCACCGTCCGCAGCTACCTCTATCCGGGGGACTACGCGGCGGTCGTGGACAGCGACGCGGCCGGACCGGCCGGCTCGGGGGAGTACCTGTTCACCCTCGTGACGGAGCGCTGA
- a CDS encoding acyl-CoA dehydrogenase family protein gives MIDYAKLESAIGLNWYAVDPNLRLQLERHVPAEDLAWAEEKVAAMGGLIGGPIARNAEAIDKGPAQLVRWDRNGEEVNQVIHPPASLDTKRRLWKAGFLGLPYTEEVQRRGRPVPAPLTVAYHYLLSQADTGMLCGTGMTTGALQMIEEFGNEATKARFAPRLKALDYDEGLDGSMFLTERVGGSDLSTVETTARFDGANWRINGFKWFCSNVDGRVAIVLARPEGGKPGIKGLAVFAVPRFLDGNRMNGLHIRRIKDKLGTRSVPTGEVDFVEAVGYLLAGAEGNALDGRGINRMMSFVTESRISVAAMGAGIARRAFLEAAIYAAQREVFGRRLVDHGMAREMLMRLLVGSEGAAALLFKTGAQVLEGWKPLAGREPLLRLLVPLTKLRCARRGLNAAVDALEMYGGNGFIEDWPLARQLRDAQAHTVWEGTENILALDVLRAITKDRAHEAGLALVEQVLARATDPLLRRSREAVAKAAGEVREALGFIAQSDAELVRTRARRFATYFADLLEGTLLLDEARWELETHGSARKALVADWFAREQLTPERCRGICSRDATLEELFLPVLRYERIAPAEAAGQLTGRA, from the coding sequence ATGATCGACTACGCCAAGCTCGAGAGTGCCATCGGACTCAACTGGTACGCCGTCGACCCGAATCTGCGGCTGCAGCTCGAGCGGCACGTCCCCGCCGAAGACCTGGCCTGGGCCGAGGAGAAGGTGGCCGCGATGGGGGGGCTCATCGGCGGCCCGATAGCGCGCAACGCCGAGGCGATCGACAAGGGACCGGCGCAGCTCGTGCGCTGGGACCGTAACGGCGAGGAGGTGAACCAGGTCATCCATCCCCCGGCGAGTCTCGACACGAAGCGACGCCTCTGGAAGGCGGGCTTCCTCGGGCTGCCGTATACCGAGGAGGTGCAGCGCCGCGGCCGCCCCGTCCCCGCGCCCCTCACCGTGGCCTACCACTACCTGCTCAGCCAGGCGGACACCGGGATGCTCTGCGGCACCGGCATGACCACCGGCGCGCTGCAGATGATCGAGGAGTTCGGCAACGAGGCCACGAAGGCGCGCTTCGCCCCGCGACTGAAGGCGCTCGATTACGACGAGGGGCTCGACGGCTCGATGTTCCTCACCGAGCGCGTCGGCGGCTCGGACCTCTCCACCGTCGAGACCACCGCTCGCTTCGACGGCGCGAACTGGCGCATCAACGGGTTCAAGTGGTTCTGCTCGAACGTGGACGGCCGCGTGGCGATCGTGCTCGCGCGCCCCGAGGGGGGAAAGCCGGGGATCAAGGGCCTCGCCGTCTTCGCCGTGCCGCGCTTTCTCGACGGCAACCGGATGAACGGGCTGCACATCCGGCGCATCAAGGACAAGCTCGGCACGCGGTCGGTGCCGACGGGCGAGGTGGACTTCGTGGAGGCCGTGGGCTACCTGCTCGCCGGCGCCGAGGGGAACGCGCTCGACGGGCGCGGAATCAACCGCATGATGAGCTTCGTCACCGAGTCGCGCATCTCCGTGGCGGCGATGGGGGCGGGGATCGCGCGGCGCGCCTTCCTCGAGGCGGCGATCTACGCGGCCCAGCGCGAGGTGTTCGGGCGACGGCTGGTCGACCACGGCATGGCCCGCGAGATGCTCATGCGACTGCTCGTCGGGAGCGAAGGGGCGGCGGCGCTGCTCTTCAAGACGGGCGCGCAGGTGCTCGAAGGGTGGAAGCCGCTCGCCGGACGGGAGCCGCTGCTCCGGCTGCTCGTGCCGCTCACCAAGCTCCGGTGCGCGCGGCGCGGGCTCAACGCGGCGGTGGACGCGCTCGAGATGTACGGCGGCAACGGCTTCATCGAGGACTGGCCGCTCGCGCGGCAGCTTCGCGACGCGCAGGCGCACACCGTGTGGGAGGGGACCGAGAACATCCTGGCCCTCGACGTGCTGCGAGCCATCACCAAGGACCGCGCCCACGAGGCGGGGCTCGCGCTCGTCGAGCAGGTGCTGGCGCGCGCGACCGACCCATTGCTCCGGCGGAGCCGCGAGGCGGTGGCGAAGGCGGCGGGCGAGGTCCGCGAGGCGCTCGGCTTCATCGCGCAGAGCGACGCGGAGCTGGTCCGCACGCGGGCGCGCCGCTTCGCCACCTACTTCGCGGATCTGCTCGAAGGGACGCTGCTCCTCGACGAGGCGAGGTGGGAGCTGGAGACGCACGGGTCGGCGCGCAAGGCACTCGTGGCCGACTGGTTTGCGCGGGAGCAGCTCACGCCCGAGCGGTGCCGGGGGATCTGTTCGCGAGACGCGACGCTCGAGGAGCTCTTCTTGCCGGTGCTGCGCTATGAGCGCATCGCTCCGGCGGAAGCAGCGGGGCAGCTCACGGGGCGCGCGTAA
- a CDS encoding pyruvate dehydrogenase codes for MARRALALSTAMIVRANERPTEEGDPKVGGHPAAAASSLHLLAALHLFVRRGADWIASKPHASPADHALLYLLGLGRDPNTRRWFSAEEARGAMERLRQFPARGEAVYQSYHAPSDPDAHHLFPAGSVGIPPVVALYSALGHRYAAHHGHEVAEGAHFWALVGDAELREGSLWEALPEAAERGLGNLTWIVDYNRQSLDGVRFVNRAGLGGTDADRVEKAARANGWRVVQLRHGPLRREAFSRPGGDRLRALLEAGFDDAELQLLLYKKDGALSRRVFLGKAPELEGLLGALPDAEVQALLADLGGHDLPSLVETLAGCRAGGATPTLVLAHTLKGWGLGLAAAPGNHSALPDAEDYAALLAKEGLSPADPFEPFPAGSAEGDFLAARGAELRAELEGAWALAERNRTRVRRAIAESAGATLPETVGVNLKLVPQIHTQWVMGQLLAKLVRLGTPGENGARLPDDERAWAAAASFLLTLSPDVGTSTNLNPILDGKVYAPAPREDPEAAFAAHEPRRPALSPAETRRSRHLRFDITEANAVSAMGAFGKLGEALGLPFLPVLSIYDFFIKRAYDQLFYDLYWGSSFILVGTPSGVTLSAEGAQHSWKSDIQFPNLISWEPCFALEVDWILSDAIARHFSGENQGRCGVLIRCITRALRQDELLARLGRQQRFKAELPAGAALLPAGFAPHPGALDERTVAPLPAAELLATLRRDVLAGAYALVDYRGYAGYEPGENVVHLFALGGMASEALKASDALLARGIYANVFVVTSPDLLAGTLAARDGYRHMREGLGVTGDLHLRRHVEVAGSPQLATRADLILVAGRRIPIVSVADGEVGLLDNLGSLVGVRQLALGVRKPSKCGRPAEVYADQQLDAAAIVEACGQVLAETALENVLLSRELLGGEPVGGELLGGSEARSSASPRTWRDLWPE; via the coding sequence GTGGCCCGGCGCGCGCTCGCGCTCTCCACCGCGATGATCGTGCGCGCCAACGAGCGACCGACCGAGGAGGGGGACCCGAAGGTGGGGGGACACCCGGCCGCCGCGGCCTCGAGCCTGCACCTCCTCGCGGCGCTGCACCTCTTCGTGCGCCGGGGGGCCGACTGGATCGCCAGCAAGCCGCACGCCTCTCCCGCGGACCACGCGCTGCTCTATCTCCTCGGGCTCGGGCGCGACCCCAACACGAGGCGCTGGTTCTCCGCCGAGGAGGCGCGGGGGGCCATGGAGCGCCTGCGTCAGTTTCCCGCGCGCGGCGAAGCGGTCTACCAGTCCTATCACGCCCCGAGCGACCCCGACGCGCACCACCTCTTCCCGGCGGGCTCGGTGGGCATCCCGCCGGTCGTGGCGCTCTACTCGGCGCTCGGCCACCGGTACGCCGCGCACCACGGGCACGAGGTGGCCGAGGGGGCGCACTTCTGGGCGCTCGTCGGCGACGCGGAGCTCCGCGAGGGGTCCCTCTGGGAGGCGCTCCCCGAGGCGGCCGAGCGCGGGCTCGGCAACCTGACCTGGATCGTGGACTACAACCGGCAGAGCCTGGACGGGGTGCGCTTCGTGAACCGCGCGGGCCTCGGCGGCACCGACGCCGACCGGGTGGAGAAGGCGGCGCGGGCCAACGGCTGGCGCGTGGTGCAGCTCCGGCACGGACCCTTGCGGCGCGAGGCCTTCTCGCGGCCGGGAGGCGACCGCCTGCGCGCGCTGCTCGAGGCCGGCTTCGACGACGCCGAGCTCCAGCTCCTGCTCTACAAGAAGGATGGCGCGCTCAGCCGGCGCGTGTTCCTCGGCAAGGCCCCCGAGCTCGAAGGGCTCCTCGGAGCGCTTCCCGACGCGGAGGTCCAGGCGCTGCTCGCCGACCTCGGCGGGCACGACCTCCCGTCGCTGGTCGAGACGCTCGCCGGGTGCCGCGCGGGCGGGGCCACACCCACGCTCGTCCTCGCGCACACGCTCAAAGGCTGGGGCCTCGGCCTCGCCGCCGCTCCCGGCAACCACTCGGCTCTCCCCGACGCGGAGGACTACGCCGCGCTCCTCGCGAAGGAGGGCCTCTCGCCGGCCGACCCCTTCGAGCCCTTCCCGGCGGGCTCAGCCGAGGGCGACTTTCTCGCCGCGCGCGGGGCCGAGCTCCGCGCCGAGCTCGAGGGGGCGTGGGCCCTGGCCGAGCGCAACCGCACGCGCGTGCGCCGCGCCATCGCCGAGAGCGCGGGGGCGACGCTCCCCGAGACGGTCGGCGTGAACCTCAAGCTCGTGCCGCAGATCCACACCCAGTGGGTCATGGGCCAGCTCCTCGCCAAGCTCGTGCGCCTCGGCACTCCAGGCGAGAACGGCGCGCGCCTGCCCGACGACGAACGCGCCTGGGCCGCGGCCGCATCCTTTCTGCTCACGCTCTCTCCGGACGTCGGGACCTCGACCAACCTGAACCCGATCCTGGACGGCAAGGTCTACGCCCCCGCGCCGCGCGAGGACCCCGAGGCGGCGTTCGCCGCGCACGAGCCGCGCCGCCCCGCGCTCTCGCCGGCCGAGACGCGGCGCAGCCGGCACCTGCGCTTCGACATCACCGAGGCCAACGCGGTCTCGGCGATGGGGGCCTTCGGCAAGCTCGGCGAGGCGCTCGGGCTGCCGTTTCTTCCCGTCCTCTCGATCTACGACTTCTTCATCAAGCGGGCCTACGACCAGCTCTTCTACGACCTCTACTGGGGCTCGAGCTTCATCCTGGTCGGGACGCCGTCGGGCGTCACCCTCTCCGCCGAGGGGGCGCAGCATTCGTGGAAGTCGGACATTCAATTTCCGAACCTGATCTCCTGGGAGCCGTGCTTCGCGCTGGAGGTGGACTGGATCCTCTCCGACGCGATCGCGCGGCACTTCTCGGGGGAGAACCAGGGCCGCTGCGGCGTGCTCATCCGGTGCATCACCCGCGCTCTCCGGCAGGACGAGCTCCTCGCGCGTCTCGGGAGACAGCAGCGCTTCAAGGCCGAGCTCCCCGCGGGCGCGGCGCTGCTCCCCGCGGGCTTCGCTCCGCATCCGGGCGCCCTCGACGAACGCACGGTGGCCCCGCTCCCCGCAGCGGAGCTCCTCGCCACGCTCCGGCGCGACGTGCTGGCCGGAGCCTACGCGCTCGTGGACTACCGGGGCTACGCCGGCTACGAGCCCGGCGAGAACGTGGTGCACCTCTTCGCGCTCGGCGGGATGGCCAGCGAGGCGCTCAAGGCCTCCGACGCGCTTCTCGCGCGGGGGATCTACGCCAACGTCTTCGTCGTGACCTCGCCCGACCTGCTCGCCGGGACCCTCGCTGCGCGAGACGGCTATCGCCACATGCGCGAGGGCCTGGGCGTGACGGGCGACCTCCACCTGCGGCGCCACGTCGAGGTGGCCGGGTCGCCGCAGCTCGCGACGCGCGCCGACCTGATCCTCGTCGCCGGGCGACGCATACCCATCGTCTCGGTGGCCGACGGAGAGGTCGGGCTGCTCGACAACCTGGGCAGCCTCGTCGGAGTTCGCCAGCTCGCGCTCGGCGTGCGCAAGCCGAGCAAGTGCGGCCGTCCCGCCGAGGTCTACGCCGACCAGCAGCTCGACGCGGCCGCGATCGTCGAGGCCTGCGGGCAGGTGCTCGCCGAGACCGCGCTCGAGAACGTGCTCCTCTCGCGCGAGCTCCTCGGTGGCGAGCCAGTGGGCGGCGAGCTCCTCGGCGGGTCCGAGGCGCGCTCGTCGGCTTCGCCCCGGACCTGGCGAGACCTCTGGCCCGAGTAG
- the speA gene encoding biosynthetic arginine decarboxylase: MNKLSDAMQLWSVKDARELYNIVNWGLSFFDINEKGNVTARPRGHEGQEIDLQELVQALQRRGIQLPILIRFSDILRTRIEQLNEAFRRAIGEYGYKGTYSGVFPIKVNQQRQVVEQILHYGERYSYGLEAGSKPELWAVLAMVESQDRLIVCNGYKDAEYIEMVCLGTKMGKTIIPVVEKFTEAQLIINAARRLGVRPIIGVRAKLSSRGSGKWQESAGERSKFGLNITEMLNLIELLREAEMLDCLQLLHFHLGSQITNIRSIREGMAEAARLFTELYTLGANMRYLDVGGGLAVDYDGSQTNYVSSSNYTLQEYANDIVSTLLDVCEKEGVPHPVIVSESGRAVTAHHSMLVFNVLGSHSFGAVEVPKELPADAPDVLQALHEAYRNVNKKNFQELYHDTLDYRDKAISLFNFGLLDLKTRALAENIAHATVQKILGMLYDRKYVPDELEGLQKALADTYFCNFSMFQSVPDFWMVQQLFPVMPIHRLDKEPTRRAVLCDITCDSDGKLDKFIDLHDEKDTLELHYPNGEPYYLGIFLLGAYQEILGDLHNLFGDTNAVHVRLTDDGYEIEHFVRGDTIQQVLSYVQWQTDDLVSNVRRQAETAVKAGRMTLEESGQLMKRYEQGLRGYTYLEQTGE; encoded by the coding sequence ATGAACAAGCTGTCCGACGCCATGCAGCTCTGGAGCGTCAAGGACGCCCGCGAGCTCTACAACATCGTGAACTGGGGCCTGTCCTTCTTCGACATCAACGAGAAGGGCAACGTCACCGCGCGCCCCCGAGGACACGAAGGGCAGGAGATCGACCTGCAGGAGCTCGTGCAGGCGCTGCAGCGGCGCGGGATCCAGCTTCCGATCCTCATCCGCTTCTCCGACATCCTGCGCACCCGCATCGAGCAGCTCAACGAGGCCTTCCGCCGCGCCATCGGCGAGTACGGCTACAAGGGGACCTACTCGGGCGTCTTCCCGATCAAGGTGAACCAGCAGCGCCAGGTGGTGGAGCAGATCCTGCACTACGGCGAGCGCTACAGCTACGGGCTCGAGGCCGGCAGCAAGCCGGAGCTCTGGGCCGTGCTCGCGATGGTGGAGAGCCAGGACCGGCTCATCGTCTGCAACGGCTACAAGGACGCCGAGTACATCGAGATGGTCTGCCTCGGCACCAAGATGGGCAAGACCATCATCCCCGTGGTGGAGAAGTTCACCGAGGCGCAGCTGATCATCAATGCGGCGCGGCGCCTCGGCGTGCGGCCGATCATCGGCGTGCGGGCCAAGCTCTCGAGCCGCGGCTCGGGCAAGTGGCAGGAGAGCGCGGGCGAGCGCAGCAAGTTCGGCCTGAACATCACCGAGATGCTGAACCTCATCGAGCTCCTCCGCGAGGCGGAGATGCTCGACTGCCTGCAGCTCCTGCACTTCCACCTGGGCAGCCAGATCACGAACATCCGCTCCATCCGGGAGGGGATGGCCGAGGCCGCGCGGCTCTTCACCGAGCTCTACACGCTCGGCGCCAACATGCGCTACCTCGACGTGGGCGGCGGGCTGGCCGTGGACTATGACGGCAGCCAGACCAACTACGTCAGCTCCTCGAACTACACCCTGCAGGAGTACGCGAACGACATCGTCTCGACGCTGCTCGACGTGTGCGAGAAGGAGGGGGTGCCGCACCCGGTGATCGTGAGCGAGTCAGGTCGCGCCGTAACGGCCCACCACAGCATGCTGGTCTTCAACGTGCTCGGCTCGCACAGCTTCGGAGCGGTCGAGGTGCCGAAGGAGCTGCCGGCCGACGCCCCCGACGTGCTGCAGGCCCTGCACGAGGCCTACCGCAACGTGAACAAGAAGAACTTCCAGGAGCTCTATCACGACACGCTCGACTACCGGGACAAGGCGATCAGCCTCTTCAACTTCGGCCTGCTCGATCTGAAGACGCGGGCGCTGGCGGAGAACATCGCGCACGCCACGGTGCAGAAGATCCTGGGCATGCTCTACGATCGCAAGTACGTCCCCGACGAGCTCGAGGGGCTGCAGAAGGCGCTCGCCGACACCTACTTCTGCAACTTCTCCATGTTCCAGTCGGTGCCGGACTTCTGGATGGTGCAGCAGCTCTTCCCGGTGATGCCGATCCATCGGCTGGACAAGGAGCCCACGCGGCGCGCGGTGCTCTGCGACATCACCTGCGACTCCGACGGCAAGCTGGACAAGTTCATCGACCTGCACGACGAGAAGGACACGCTCGAGCTGCACTATCCGAACGGCGAGCCCTATTACCTCGGGATCTTCCTGCTCGGCGCCTATCAGGAGATCCTCGGCGATCTGCACAACCTGTTCGGCGACACGAACGCGGTGCACGTGCGCCTCACCGACGACGGGTACGAGATCGAGCACTTCGTGCGCGGCGACACGATCCAGCAGGTCCTCTCGTACGTGCAGTGGCAGACGGACGACCTGGTCTCGAACGTACGGCGTCAGGCCGAGACGGCCGTGAAGGCCGGGCGCATGACCCTCGAGGAGTCGGGGCAGCTCATGAAGCGCTACGAGCAGGGCCTGCGCGGCTACACCTACCTGGAACAGACGGGCGAGTAG